The following are from one region of the Nicotiana tabacum cultivar K326 chromosome 3, ASM71507v2, whole genome shotgun sequence genome:
- the LOC107814437 gene encoding LOB domain-containing protein 41-like, producing the protein MRMSCNGCRVLRKGCSESCSIRPCLQWIKTPESQSNATVFLAKFYGRAGLMNLINAGPDHLRPAIFRSLLYEACGRIVNPIYGSVGLLWSGNWQLCQNAVEAVLKGAPVTPIASEVAVNNNGPPLKLPYDIRHINKDDNAIKSNDLHRVRTRCRLKRSATNTKATKANPVCSGSGDESALEKVNGSTSHDSSLSHQSEAAAVSAPNAQCESREIESLQSAEMAEAEDSTAVEPASVSQVDDRAEDGEIELELTLGFAPFATSHGKPKDTKRSEAVHLLDAAGECKMELGLTFRCDQFC; encoded by the exons ATGCGGATGAGTTGCAATGGTTGTAGAGTTCTTCGAAAGGGCTGCAGCGAAAGTTGTAGTATACGGCCATGTCTTCAATGGATCAAAACTCCCGAGTCTCAATCCAACGCTACTGTTTTCCTCGCAAAGTTTTACGGCCGTGCTGGCCTTATGAATCTTATTAACGCCGGCCCTGATCATCTCCGTCCTG CTATATTTAGGTCATTACTATACGAGGCTTGTGGCAGAATAGTGAACCCAATATATGGATCCGTGGGGTTATTATGGTCTGGAAATTGGCAGCTTTGTCAAAATGCGGTGGAAGCAGTACTCAAAGGAGCTCCAGTTACTCCTATAGCTTCTGAAGTTGCTGTAAACAACAACGGTCCTCCTTTGAAATTGCCGTACGACATTAGGCATATTAACAAAGATGACAACGCTATCAAGTCAAATGATCTTCACCGGGTCAGGACTCGATGTCGATTGAAGCGCTCAGCTACTAATACAAAAGCGACAAAAGCTAACCCGGTTTGTTCCGGGTCGGGTGATGAATCCGCCCTTGAGAAAGTTAACGGGTCTACAAGCCACGACTCTTCATTGAGTCACCAGTCTGAAGCTGCGGCAGTGTCGGCTCCAAATGCGCAATGCGAAAGCAGGGAGATTGAGAGTTTACAGTCCGCAGAGATGGCCGAAGCTGAAGATTCAACTGCAGTCGAACCTGCTTCCGTATCTCAAGTTGACGACCGAGCTGAAGACGGCGAAATCGAACTGGAACTGACTTTAGGCTTTGCGCCTTTTGCAACGTCTCACGGTAAGCCGAAGGATACGAAACGGAGTGAAGCTGTTCACTTGCTAGACGCCGCCGGAGAATGTAAAATGGAGCTGGGCCTTACTTTCCGTTGTGATCAATTTTGTTGA